In Prochlorococcus marinus CUG1435, the genomic window CATTTATAGGAGTAATATCCTGCAGAATATCCGCCTGCAAAGATATGACTAAAACAACAAAGGAATTGATCTTCTTGAATAGGAGCAATTACAGTAGTTTGCGTTGCAATTTCTCTTCTTATTTCATCTGCTGTTTTACTTTCGTTTTTATCGATATTGCTATGCAATCTGAGATCTGTAATTGCAAAATGTAGTTGTCTAAGAGTAGCCATTCCACAATTAAAAGTTCTATTCTTTAGGAGCTTTTCAAAATTATCATCGGATAAGTTTTCTCCTGTTTTATAGTGCTTAGCAATATTCAAAAGTGTATTTTTATGGAAGCACCAGTTTTCCATAAATTGACTTGGAAGTTCGACAGCATCCCATTCGACATTATTGATTCCGGCTGCTTGAGGAAGATTTACAGTAGTAAGCATGTGTTGAAGACCATGACCAAATTCATGGAAAAGTGTCTGAACTTCTTCAAAGCTCATCAAACTAGGTTTATCTTTTGATGGTGGAGTCTGATTACAAACTAGATAAGCTACAGGAAGGGTCTTTTTTCCAACATTATTTTTATTCAAACATTCATCCATCCAAGCCCCTCCTCTCTTTGACTCAGGTCGCGAATATGGATCGAGGTAAAAAGATGCTATTTTCTTATCTTCTTTATTGAGGATATTAAAAAATAAGACGTCATCATTCCATAGAGGAGCCTCATTGGTCGCTTCAACTACTTTAATTTCAAAAAGCTTTTCACTTAACTTAAATAAACCTTTCAAAACATCATTTAGTGGGAACCAAGGTCTCAAAGACTCTTGATCCAAATTGAGCTTTTCCTTTCTAAGAAGTTCAGACCAATAACTAATATCCCATGGCTCAATATTCTGCGATTTTGGAAACCCATTAGCTTTAGAAAACTTATCTAACGTTTCTAATTCAATTTTTGCAGTTTTGAATGCTGGTTCTCTCAATTCTTCTAAAAGGTTTTCAACATTTTTAATTTCTTTCGCCATTTTTGTTGACAAACTTAGTTCTGCCCAACTTTTATAACCGAGAAGATTAGCCTGTTTAGTTCTAAGAGATAATATCTCTTCAATGATTTGAGAGTTATTTTTTTCTCCTTGTGACGCCCTACCAACGAATGCCTTATATAGTTTCTCTCTAAGGTTACGGTCGGTGGCATAAGTCATAAATGAAGTATAAGTTGGTATATCTAGACTTAACTTCCAAGGTCCATTTTTAATATCAACTTTTTCATCTTTATTTAAGTGATTGTGAGCAGAAATTGCCATCAATTCAAGAACTCTTTCAGGAAGACCATTGACTTCAGATTTTTTATTTAATATTAAAAACCATTTATTAGTGGCATCAAGAACATTATTGCTGAAGTCTGTTGATAACTTTCCAAGCTTTTCTGAAATATTGTTGAATTCTTCTTGATCATTTTTTTGTAGTGAAATTCCTCTATGTTGCATCTCAAGAATTTCTTTATCTAAAATTCTGTTTTTGATTTGATCAAAATTATTAGTTTCTTTAAGCTTGACTAAAGTATTGTAAATTATTTTACTTTGTCCGAATTTATTACTAAGGCTAATAATCTTGGGAAGAAATTTTGAATAGATATCTCTAAGCCTTTCAGAATTATTTACAGCATTTAGATGATTAATTACTCCCCAACTCCATCTAAGAATTTCATTTACTTCATTCAAAGGATTAATCACTTTATCCCAATCTAGATCATTTTGAATTAAATAATTAGATAAATTTTTCTCTATGTTTTTAAAGTCTTCAGTTATCTCTTCTAGTACTTCTGGAAATTGCTTATTTATGTTTTCGGGAGTAAATTTTTTAAATTCTGGTAATTCTCCATATTTAAAAATTGAGGTATCCATTTATTAAAATAATTTAATTAACTAAAGTTGGAATTAACCCTACTAATTTAGCTAAAGTAAGTTGATGACTGAGAGCGTTGGTTGAAGATTCGTATAGATTTATGGCTATTTTCGGCCAGAAACCTATCACCAAAGTAGGCAACAATAAACTGAAACCAATCGTCAATTCTCTGCCGTTCATCTCTTTAACTGTAGCTAGTGCAGGAATTCTAGGGCCAAAGAATACTCTTCTACACATTGATAAAAGATATATTGGTGTTAGAACTAAACCTATAGCTGCAATAAGAATCGTTATTGATCTAAAGATAGAACTGAAGCCTTCTTGACTAGTGATTCCTAAAAATACAGTTATTTCACTTATAAAACCGCTCATCCCAGGTAGTGCTAAAGAGGCCAAAGAGCTTGCTAAGAAAAAAGCAAAAGTTATTGGCAATACCTTTGCTAAACCGCCCATATTTGGAATGGAAAGAGTATTTGTTCGTTCATAAAATGAACCCGTAACAAAAAACATTGCTGCAGCAATAAGTCCATGGCTGATCATTTGAAGCATTGCTCCGCTTATTCCTAAAGCGTCCACTGCTCCGATCCCTAAGAGAACGAAGCCCATATGACTTACTGAGCTACATGCAATTCTCCTTTTGACATTATCTTGTGCGAATGCATTTAGCGCTCCGTATATTATATTAATGATTCCAAGGATGATTAATGCAGGTGCAATTTGTAGATGTACTTCAGGTAATATTTGAACATTGAATCTTAATAGAGCGTAGCCTCCCATCTTTAAAAGTATTCCAGCAAGCAGCATTGATACTGGTGCATTTGCTTCTCCATGAGCATCCGGTAACCAGGTATGTAACGGAAAGATCGGAAGTTTTACTCCAAAACCAATTAAAAAACCCAGATAAGATAATAATGCTAAACTGCCCGTTACATGCTTGTTGGTCAAGTCGGTAATATTTAAAGTAAAAGTATCACCACTTAGGGCAAGCGCTAAACCACTTACGAGTATTAATAAAGAAGCTAAGGCAGTGTAAAGAATAAATTTTGTGGCTGCATATAGTTTCTTTTTCCCTCCCCAAATAGCGATAAGGAGATAAACTGGCACTAATTCAAGTTCCCAGGCCAGGAAAAATAATAGGAAATCTTGAGAAAGGAAAACTAATGATTGAGCTGATGCTTGGACTAATAAAAGGGCAAAATATAAATTAGATTTTTTCTTGATTTTCCAGCTTGCTGCGGCAGATAAAAATGTAATTAACCCACTTAAAGCTACTAAAGGAGCAGATAAACCATCTACGCCAAGAGACCACTCTAAGCCTATTGATGGTAACCAAGAAGCTCTTTCTACCAGCTGCAAAGAGCTATCTGTAGTATTAAATTTTTGGAAAAGGACTCCAATTATAAGTAAAAAATCTATAAATAAAAAACTTAATGATATATTTCTAGGAAGTAAGTTATCTTCTCCTTCCTTCGAACTCAAGAAAGGCATTATTAATGCCCCAATTAAAGGCAGTAAAACAATAGATGATAGCCAAGGAAAAGATTCTAAATTCATTTATGGAATGAATAATTTTTTTATTCTAGTTGAAGTTGTACTAGCTTGAGACTATAACATTAAAAATGCCTAAGTAAAACTACTTACCAGAGATAGTGCTAAATTGACTGCCTGTTGTTTGAACGTTTAAGAACGGTGCTCTGCTAGCTACACCTGACTTCTCCCATGCTTTCACCATGGCTTGACTAACGTTTTTACCATTTTCTTTTTTACACAAAGCTAAGATACTTGGCCCGGCCCCACTAATTGCGCATCCTAGAGCGCCTGCATTTAGTGCGGCATCTTTAACTTCTAATCCACCCTTAATAAGTTTCCATCTGTAAGGTTCATGTAACTTATCAAACATTCCCTCTTTTATAAGTTCCGTATTACCTGCTTTTAAGCCGTTTAGTAATAAAGTAAGTGCCCCCATATTTGTAACTGCATCAGATATGGGTACATTCTTGGGCATAACCTTTCTTGCTTCACTTGTGCTTAGACGAATTGCAGGTATTGCTACAACAGCTTTAATTGAATCGTGCCAATCACATCTAATGATTCTCCATCTTTGAGAAGAAGACCTGGCTGTCAAGCAAAGCCCACCCAGAAGAGAGGGAACTACATTATCAGGATGACCTTCTATATCAATGGCAAGTTCAAGGAGTTTTTCTTTGGACAATGGAGAGTTCATTATTGCATTTGCTCCGATTAATCCAGCAACTATTGCTGTAGCACTACTTCCAAGACCGCGTGCAGGTGGCACGGCCAACTTAACTCTTGCTTCAAGTGCAAAAGGATCCTTATTTGCGCTCTCCCATACTTTCTGAGCTGCTCTAAAAACTAAGTTTTCAGGTCCTCCTCTTAAATGATTACCATCTGTACTTTCCATTATTAAATCAAATCTATCTCCACCACCTTCAATTCTTGTAAAAATAAACTCATTATACAAATCTAATGCTGCTCCAAGGCAATCGAATCCAGGCCCTAAATTTGCAGTTGTGGAAGGCACTGTTACCCTTATTTTTTTACCTACTTCAGGAATAGACATTTTTTGTTTTTAAGTTTTTAAAAGCATTTTTGCTCTGCAGGCTGCACTAAAAAGTCCAAACTCTTCATCTAAAATTACTTTTACAGGTATTGTTTTAAGAATATCTTTTAATCTTCCCTTGTCGAAAAATTGTTTTAAAAATAAGTCTGATTTAAAGTTTTTGAAATGTTTTGATGCTGTCCCTCCAGAAATCCATAATCCACCAAAGCACAATTCTTGAAGAGCAACATCTCCCAATAAAGAGGCATAAGCACCTAACCAAATCCTCTCAACTTCAATCATTAGCTGATCACCTTCTTTAGAAAGATTACAAATTTTTTCAGGTAGTTCTTTTCTCGCAGCATCAAAAATTTTATTTTTTTTTAAATATTGTTGTAGAGGATGGTTTTGGGCATCAGGTTTGCTTAGTCTCCATTCGGCAATTCTTGATAAACCAGTACCGCTAATAATTCTTTCACAAGATATCCTGTCAACTTTTAGGTAATTTTTAAGCCAAATTTTTAAATCCCATTCTAATTTTGACTTTGGGGAGTACTCAACATGACCACCTTCACTAGCTAAAACTTTTATCTTTTTCCCTGATATTATTCCTCTTGCAACCCCCAAGCCAGTCCCCGCTCCAACAATGGCATGCAAATCATTATTAGCGCCTTCAGAATTTGATCCATTTTGGATAGTAGAATATTGATTTTTTTTTAAAAAAGGTATTCCATAAATTTGTACAGCGAAATCATTTATTAGCTCGCAGCTTTTAAAATTAAATTTGTTCTGTAAAGCATTTCCAGAAATATTCCATGACAAGTTAATGATTTTTGCGTTGTTTTTAGACAAAGGACCAGCTACGGCAAAACAGGCAGAAGAAGGATGTGTAATATTCTTGCATTCTTTTTTGAGAAAATCTTCTAGGATTTGTTCAAAAGAACCCCAATCAGACGATATATATTTTTTTTTGAATATTAACTTAGGCGAATTATTATTTATTTCTTTTTCGAAAATTCCTAATAGAACTTTTGTACCTCCTAAATCACAAGCGAGAAAATTCATATATTAATAATTATTCTGTTCTCCCTTTTTTTTCAATTAATTCATCCATTAATTTGAAAAGATTTGGTAAATTGAAAATTCCTAAATTTTTTCCATTCAAGGCTCTTAAGGCGACTGAATCAATTTCCTCTTCTTTATCACCAATAACTGCAATTAAAGGAACTCTCCCGAGAGTTGCCTCCCGTATTTTGTATCCTATTTTTTCATTTCTAATATCAACTTTTGATCGGTAACCATTATTATTTATTAATTCATTAAACCTTAAACATTTTTCAATATTTCTATCAGTAATGCTTAATAGAATTATTTGATAAGGCGCAAGCCAAATTGGGAATTTTGCCTCATATTGTTCAATTAAGATTCCTATAAATCTTTCAAAGGAGCCTAAAATCGCTCTATGCAGCATAACTGGATTTCTTTTTTCATTATCAATATCTATATAAGTTGCATCCAATCTAATAGGCATTGAGAAATCAACCTGAATAGTTCCGCATTGCCAAACTCTATTAAGACAATCCTTTAACGAGAATTCTATTTTTGGACCATAAAAAGCACCTTCTCCAGGTTGTAATTCCCATTTTAGATTCTTATTATCGAGAGCTTTGGTAAGAGCCTCTTCTGATTTATCCCAAATATCTTCACTACCTACCCTTTTTTCAGGACGAGTTGATAATTTGATAATGATTTCATCAAAACCAAAAGTTTTATAAACCTCGAAAACAAGATCTATAAAAGTAGATACCTCTTCTTGAATTTGCTTTTCTGTGCAGAATATGTGTGCATCATCTTGGGTAAAGTTTCTTACTCTCATTAAGCCATGTAGTGCACCAGAGGGCTCGTTTCTGTGACAAGAACCAAATTCGGCAAGACGAATAGGTAAATCTTTATAACTTTTTAAACCTTGATTAAATACTTGAATATGGCATGGACAATTCATTGGTTTAATTGCATATGTTCGATTTTCTGATGCAGTAGTGAACATATCGTCTCTAAATTTTTCCCAATGACCGGATTTTTCCCAAAGAGATTTATCAACAGCTTGTGGGGTTTTTATTTCTGAATAATCATTTTTTTCGAGTATTTCTCTTATGTACTTTTCCAGTACTTTGTATATTGTCCATCCATTTGGATGCCAAAAAATCATTCCTGGAGATTCTTCTTGTATATGAAATAGTGAATGTTTTTTACCAAGTTTTCTATGATCTCTTTTTTCCGCTTCTTCAATTCTTGTTAAGTAGTCATTGAGTTCTTTTTCTTTTGCCCATGCAGTTCCATATATTCTCTGTAATGATTCATTCTCGCTATTACCTCTCCAATATGAACCTGATAATTTAAGTAATTTAAAGTGTCTCAAATGTCTTGTGTTAGGAACGTGAGGCCCTCTACACATGTCGATGTATTCTTCGTGCTTGTATAAATTGATGAGACCTTCTTCAGGAATTTCTTCAATTATTCTCAATTTAAAAGTCTCATCTCTTTCTTTAAAAGTTTTAATTGCCTCTTCTTTAGAAACTTGTAAAATTTCAACGTCATAGTTTGTTTTTATTAATTTATTAATTCTATTTTCGATTTTTATTAAATCTTCAGGAGTAAATCTGTATTCAGAGAAAATATCGTAATAAAAACCATCTTCAATTACAGGCCCAATCGCCATTTTAATATCAGAGTAAATTTGTTTAACTGCATGGCCAATCAGGTGAGCGAAGGAATGTCTTATTATTTCAATTCCTTCTTTATCTTTTGATGTGATGATTACAACTTTGGAATCTTTATTTATAGGAATTGTTGCATCAAGAAGAACATCATTTACTTTCCCAGCAATTGTTGCTTTAGCTAATCCGGCGCCTATACTCTGGGCAATTTCTAGAATTGTTACAGATTTTTCGAAAACCTTTTTTGAACCATCAGGCAAGGTAATTATTGGCATAATTTATTTCTCCATTTCAAAGAATCCCAATTTTGATTTAACTCTTTTTAAAGTTTGATTAGCTAAATCCTCAGCTTTTTCCTTCCCTTCATCAAGGATTTTATTTAATTGATAGGGATCATTAATTAATAATTTATATTTTTTTTGAATAGGTTCTAATGATTCAATAAGTTGTTCAGTGATTAATTTTTTAAATGTCCCCCATCCAGTTTCTGAGAATTCCTTCTCACATTGAGAAATTTCTTTGCCAGATAATATTGAATAAATCATCAAAAGATTTTTAGATTCTGGTCTCTCAGGGTTGTTAAATTCTATTCCAATAGAACTGTCACTTTTTGCTCTTTTTATTTTTTTTGTGATTATTTCAGGAGCATCTAATAAGTTAATACGACTGCCCTCATTAGGATCACTTTTGCTCATCTTTTTTGAACCATCAATTAAACTCATTATTTTTGATCCATTCTTCATGATTATTGGTTGAGGGATTTTTAAAATATTTTTATCCTTACTAAATCTGGCATTAATTCTCTGTTGTGCAATATCTCTGGCAAGTTCAAGATGTTGTTTTTGATCCTCACCTACTGGTACAAAGTCAGCGTCATATAGAAGAATATCTGCAGCCATCAGGATCGGATAGTCAAATAACCCAATGGATACATTATTTCCCTGTTGGATGGATTTTTCTTTGAATTGAATCATTCTTTCCATCCAATTTATTGGGGTCATGCAATTTAATATCCAACAAAGTTCTGAATGTGCAGAAATCTGACTTTGGACAAAAATTGAGCATATATTGGGATCTATGCCACAAGCGACGTACAAAGCTGCAGTAGAGATAGTGTTCTGAGATAATTCTTTAGGATTATATGAAGCTGTGATTGCGTGCAAATCAACTACACATAGAAATGTTTCATATTGCTCTTGAAGCGTAACCCAATTATTTATGGCCCCAAGCCAATTCCCAATATGTAAATCACCAGTTGGTTGAACTCCCGAAAGAATTCTTTTTTTATTTGCCATCCTCTTCTACTTCGTTAGATTGGATCTCTTCAGTTGATGTACTTTTTACAGGTCTTGCAAAAGGGTCAGGGACTGTTTTTGCCTTTTCTTCATAAAGGTTTTGTGATTCTCTATTCGGAGAAGAGTTTTTATTATTTTTTGCATATTCTGTGATTGATTTAATCAATTTTTCGTCTTTGATCATTTCGCTAAGTGTTCTGACAGAGAAACCTAGAACTGCAACGGTAGATCTTAATTGAAAGGTCTCTTGTATTGATTTAACAGCTTTCATTTCGTTATCACTTAATCTTATGCGGAATCCTCCTCCATCTCTTCTGCCGCCCGATCTATTTCTGAAATTAGATCTTTCATTGTTAGAACGACCTCTGTAACTTTCTTGTTCAGGATTATTGCTGAAATTTGAATTCGACATCTTAATGTTTCTAGTGTTATTTAAATAGTCTATTAACTTAGCATCTTGTTATGCAACAAGTCTTTTTAAAAGCCTAATTTCTTATCTTTTGATTAAAGACTTATGAAATTTTGCTTTTCTCATTCACAACTTGCATTAAAATAAAAGTAGAAAAAAAAAGTATTGTGTTTGATATCAGTAAAGGCAACCTTTTAAAGGATTTTGTAAGGTTTCCAAAAAAAAATCTTTTTTTTATTTTATTATTATTAGGTTTTGGGGAATGGTTTGTCAGTGACCTAATTCATTTTGCAGGCGGCTCAATAGGATTTTTTGCGTTGTGTTTGGGCGGATATTTTTACTTGAAGAATGATAAGCCTAAATTTAATGAGCCAAATAATTTAGATGGTTGGATAAATCTATGTAATGAAGATTTAAATTTTTTTGAAGAACTTGAAGAAAAAAATGAATTAGAAAAACAGAATTTTAAAAGACAAAAGATACTTGAATCGATTCTTAATAGATGTGAAAAAGAAAAAATAAGTTGTATTGGACAAAAAGATTATCAAAGTTGTCATTCTGTTTTGAAAAGTCATTTTAAAGCAGATAAGTTTGACTTTGATTTATTCGAAAAACTGCCTAAATACAATTCATCTCAAGTTATTCCAGAAGAAGCTTTAAAGAGTGATGCAATTTTGTATTTTATAACCTTGCCTTTGTCGGCAAATGATTTTTTGTGGCTAGAAAAGTTCCCAAAAAATATGCCAATCTGGTTGGTGGCTTTAATTTCAAACGAAATAGAATCCAAAAATCAGATAGAAGACCTAAAGTCCCAAATTTCAATTAATTTTATAAATAAAATCATTACTTTTGATGCGAAAAAGAATGAAATAACAAATATTCCTTTTTCGTTAAGGAAGTTTTTCATAAGTTCATCTAAAAATATTGAAAATACAAAAAAGAGACTCTTGAAAGAACTTCATGTTGCCTGGCAATCTGAAATTGAAGTGATAAGAAGAATGCAGTTAAAAAGTATACAGAGAAAAAATCAAATTCTTGTTGCGACGACTGTTTTCTTATCTCCTATCCCATCGATTGATGTTATGGCAATGACAGTACTAAATTCATTAATGATTAAAGAAATTAAGTCTATATGGGGATGTAATTGGTCTCCTGAAATTTTAGATAAAGTATCTAAAGAGATTTTAAAGACTGCAATTGCTCAGGGAGTTATTGAATGGAGTGGGCAGACTCTAATTGGTATTACAAAATTACATGGACCAAATTGGCTTGTTTCGGGAACATTTCAGGCTGTTAGTGCTGCTTATTTAACAAGAGTAGTATCAAGTTCTTTGGCTGATTTTATGGCAATAACAAAAGGAGTGGAAGAACCTGATTTGGATTTTATAAAGAAAAATTCTGAAATAATTGTTGAAAAAGCTTTTGAAAAAGAAAAAATAAATTGGCAAGGATTTATTTCTGATCTTAGAAAACCACTTATGAAACTATCTTTTAGTTCATAATCTAAAGATGAAAGTCAATTATGAGAAAAAATATTCTTTTTTTAACTTTGTTACTTCTGCTTTCTCTTGCTTCAGGTTCATGTAAGAGAGTATCAAATAAAAATGAAAGTAAAGAAGTAATACTTGCAAGTTTCACTGTTTTGGCTGACATAATTAGCAATGTTGCTAAAGATGAGTTTATTGTTAGATCAATAACGAAACCTGGAGTTGAAGTTCATGGCTATCAACCAACTCCAAGCGATTTGGTAAATGCCTCTAGTGCTTTTGTTTTTATTGATAATGGTTTTGGATTTGAATTATGGGCTGAAAAATTTGTTTCTAATTTAAAAGTTAGAAGAATTACTGTTGCGGAAGATTTAGATCCTATTTTTATCAGTGAAGATTTTTATAAAGGAAAACCCAATCCTCATGCCTGGATTTCTCCAAAAAGAGGGATCCTATACGTTGATATTCTGGTGGATTCTTTATCAGAATTGAGGCCATCCAAAAGAATATTATTTGAAGAAAATGGAAAAATTTATAAAGATAAACTCTCTAAATTAGATAAAGAATTCTCACTTTTTATTAATAACTTAAATAAAGACAGGAGGTATCTAGTAAGTTGT contains:
- a CDS encoding M3 family metallopeptidase; this translates as MDTSIFKYGELPEFKKFTPENINKQFPEVLEEITEDFKNIEKNLSNYLIQNDLDWDKVINPLNEVNEILRWSWGVINHLNAVNNSERLRDIYSKFLPKIISLSNKFGQSKIIYNTLVKLKETNNFDQIKNRILDKEILEMQHRGISLQKNDQEEFNNISEKLGKLSTDFSNNVLDATNKWFLILNKKSEVNGLPERVLELMAISAHNHLNKDEKVDIKNGPWKLSLDIPTYTSFMTYATDRNLREKLYKAFVGRASQGEKNNSQIIEEILSLRTKQANLLGYKSWAELSLSTKMAKEIKNVENLLEELREPAFKTAKIELETLDKFSKANGFPKSQNIEPWDISYWSELLRKEKLNLDQESLRPWFPLNDVLKGLFKLSEKLFEIKVVEATNEAPLWNDDVLFFNILNKEDKKIASFYLDPYSRPESKRGGAWMDECLNKNNVGKKTLPVAYLVCNQTPPSKDKPSLMSFEEVQTLFHEFGHGLQHMLTTVNLPQAAGINNVEWDAVELPSQFMENWCFHKNTLLNIAKHYKTGENLSDDNFEKLLKNRTFNCGMATLRQLHFAITDLRLHSNIDKNESKTADEIRREIATQTTVIAPIQEDQFLCCFSHIFAGGYSAGYYSYKWAEVLSADAFSMFEEAGLENPEDIKLIGKKFKDTILSLGGSLPPLDIFKLFRGREPQTDPLIRHLGLSGAT
- a CDS encoding NAD(P)H-quinone oxidoreductase subunit 4; its protein translation is MNLESFPWLSSIVLLPLIGALIMPFLSSKEGEDNLLPRNISLSFLFIDFLLIIGVLFQKFNTTDSSLQLVERASWLPSIGLEWSLGVDGLSAPLVALSGLITFLSAAASWKIKKKSNLYFALLLVQASAQSLVFLSQDFLLFFLAWELELVPVYLLIAIWGGKKKLYAATKFILYTALASLLILVSGLALALSGDTFTLNITDLTNKHVTGSLALLSYLGFLIGFGVKLPIFPLHTWLPDAHGEANAPVSMLLAGILLKMGGYALLRFNVQILPEVHLQIAPALIILGIINIIYGALNAFAQDNVKRRIACSSVSHMGFVLLGIGAVDALGISGAMLQMISHGLIAAAMFFVTGSFYERTNTLSIPNMGGLAKVLPITFAFFLASSLASLALPGMSGFISEITVFLGITSQEGFSSIFRSITILIAAIGLVLTPIYLLSMCRRVFFGPRIPALATVKEMNGRELTIGFSLLLPTLVIGFWPKIAINLYESSTNALSHQLTLAKLVGLIPTLVN
- a CDS encoding homoserine kinase; this translates as MSIPEVGKKIRVTVPSTTANLGPGFDCLGAALDLYNEFIFTRIEGGGDRFDLIMESTDGNHLRGGPENLVFRAAQKVWESANKDPFALEARVKLAVPPARGLGSSATAIVAGLIGANAIMNSPLSKEKLLELAIDIEGHPDNVVPSLLGGLCLTARSSSQRWRIIRCDWHDSIKAVVAIPAIRLSTSEARKVMPKNVPISDAVTNMGALTLLLNGLKAGNTELIKEGMFDKLHEPYRWKLIKGGLEVKDAALNAGALGCAISGAGPSILALCKKENGKNVSQAMVKAWEKSGVASRAPFLNVQTTGSQFSTISGK
- a CDS encoding glucokinase, producing the protein MNFLACDLGGTKVLLGIFEKEINNNSPKLIFKKKYISSDWGSFEQILEDFLKKECKNITHPSSACFAVAGPLSKNNAKIINLSWNISGNALQNKFNFKSCELINDFAVQIYGIPFLKKNQYSTIQNGSNSEGANNDLHAIVGAGTGLGVARGIISGKKIKVLASEGGHVEYSPKSKLEWDLKIWLKNYLKVDRISCERIISGTGLSRIAEWRLSKPDAQNHPLQQYLKKNKIFDAARKELPEKICNLSKEGDQLMIEVERIWLGAYASLLGDVALQELCFGGLWISGGTASKHFKNFKSDLFLKQFFDKGRLKDILKTIPVKVILDEEFGLFSAACRAKMLLKT
- the thrS gene encoding threonine--tRNA ligase, translated to MPIITLPDGSKKVFEKSVTILEIAQSIGAGLAKATIAGKVNDVLLDATIPINKDSKVVIITSKDKEGIEIIRHSFAHLIGHAVKQIYSDIKMAIGPVIEDGFYYDIFSEYRFTPEDLIKIENRINKLIKTNYDVEILQVSKEEAIKTFKERDETFKLRIIEEIPEEGLINLYKHEEYIDMCRGPHVPNTRHLRHFKLLKLSGSYWRGNSENESLQRIYGTAWAKEKELNDYLTRIEEAEKRDHRKLGKKHSLFHIQEESPGMIFWHPNGWTIYKVLEKYIREILEKNDYSEIKTPQAVDKSLWEKSGHWEKFRDDMFTTASENRTYAIKPMNCPCHIQVFNQGLKSYKDLPIRLAEFGSCHRNEPSGALHGLMRVRNFTQDDAHIFCTEKQIQEEVSTFIDLVFEVYKTFGFDEIIIKLSTRPEKRVGSEDIWDKSEEALTKALDNKNLKWELQPGEGAFYGPKIEFSLKDCLNRVWQCGTIQVDFSMPIRLDATYIDIDNEKRNPVMLHRAILGSFERFIGILIEQYEAKFPIWLAPYQIILLSITDRNIEKCLRFNELINNNGYRSKVDIRNEKIGYKIREATLGRVPLIAVIGDKEEEIDSVALRALNGKNLGIFNLPNLFKLMDELIEKKGRTE
- the trpS gene encoding tryptophan--tRNA ligase; protein product: MANKKRILSGVQPTGDLHIGNWLGAINNWVTLQEQYETFLCVVDLHAITASYNPKELSQNTISTAALYVACGIDPNICSIFVQSQISAHSELCWILNCMTPINWMERMIQFKEKSIQQGNNVSIGLFDYPILMAADILLYDADFVPVGEDQKQHLELARDIAQQRINARFSKDKNILKIPQPIIMKNGSKIMSLIDGSKKMSKSDPNEGSRINLLDAPEIITKKIKRAKSDSSIGIEFNNPERPESKNLLMIYSILSGKEISQCEKEFSETGWGTFKKLITEQLIESLEPIQKKYKLLINDPYQLNKILDEGKEKAEDLANQTLKRVKSKLGFFEMEK
- a CDS encoding YcjF family protein; translated protein: MFDISKGNLLKDFVRFPKKNLFFILLLLGFGEWFVSDLIHFAGGSIGFFALCLGGYFYLKNDKPKFNEPNNLDGWINLCNEDLNFFEELEEKNELEKQNFKRQKILESILNRCEKEKISCIGQKDYQSCHSVLKSHFKADKFDFDLFEKLPKYNSSQVIPEEALKSDAILYFITLPLSANDFLWLEKFPKNMPIWLVALISNEIESKNQIEDLKSQISINFINKIITFDAKKNEITNIPFSLRKFFISSSKNIENTKKRLLKELHVAWQSEIEVIRRMQLKSIQRKNQILVATTVFLSPIPSIDVMAMTVLNSLMIKEIKSIWGCNWSPEILDKVSKEILKTAIAQGVIEWSGQTLIGITKLHGPNWLVSGTFQAVSAAYLTRVVSSSLADFMAITKGVEEPDLDFIKKNSEIIVEKAFEKEKINWQGFISDLRKPLMKLSFSS
- a CDS encoding metal ABC transporter substrate-binding protein translates to MRKNILFLTLLLLLSLASGSCKRVSNKNESKEVILASFTVLADIISNVAKDEFIVRSITKPGVEVHGYQPTPSDLVNASSAFVFIDNGFGFELWAEKFVSNLKVRRITVAEDLDPIFISEDFYKGKPNPHAWISPKRGILYVDILVDSLSELRPSKRILFEENGKIYKDKLSKLDKEFSLFINNLNKDRRYLVSCEGAFSYLTNDYGLEEVYLWPVNAESQITPKRMTRTISLVKEKNVPSVFCESTVSNESQMVVANETGANFGGNLFVDSLSDDSGPASSYIKMLEHNLDLIKKGLF